A window of the Zeugodacus cucurbitae isolate PBARC_wt_2022May chromosome 4, idZeuCucr1.2, whole genome shotgun sequence genome harbors these coding sequences:
- the LOC105221105 gene encoding uncharacterized protein LOC105221105: MAENCGKCKKSISKEGIVICNSDDCMKKFHRTCVNIDDAIYDAIQKNPLISFNCEECKNQSPKALAAKLQTMEEKLNKVYNGVNQISTRMYQQYFQFGNANNVDPKKQTNNLIVVGNNCNSDRLQVVCDYGRWVQVGKFATSTSEDDIIEHLAEELKINKNLVKCTKLVKNDANLSQLSYCKFKISIPDYRFNELFNENIWPSGVMVSPFTPRSQLNQNRI, translated from the coding sequence ATGGCCGAAAATTGTGGAAAGTGCAAAAAATCGATTAGCAAGGAGGGCATCGTCATTTGCAATTCAGACGATTGCATGAAAAAGTTTCATCGCACTTGCGTGAACATCGACGATGCCATCTACGATGCGATTCAGAAGAATCCCTTGATTTCCTTCAACTGTGAGGAATGTAAAAATCAATCGCCCAAAGCGCTAGCCGCCAAGCTGCAGACAATGGAGGAGAAACTGAATAAGGTCTACAATGGCGTGAATCAGATCTCGACACGTATGTATCAGCAGTATTTCCAATTCGGCAATGCGAACAATGTCGACCCGAAGAAGCAAACCAATAACCTCATCGTTGTTGGTAACAACTGTAATTCTGATCGTCTGCAAGTTGTCTGCGATTATGGACGCTGGGTGCAGGTGGGCAAATTCGCAACCTCCACCAGTGAGGATGACATTATCGAACATTTGGCTGAGGAATTGAAGATCAATAAGAATCTAGTCAAGTGCACCAAATTGGTGAAGAACGATGCGAATCTGTCGCAATTGTCATAttgtaaatttaagatttcCATACCGGATTATCGTTTCAATGAGCTATTCAATGAGAATATCTGGCCCAGTGGTGTTATGGTCAGCCCATTCACACCCCGTTCGCAATTGAATCAGAATCGTATATAA